A stretch of Paraburkholderia phenazinium DNA encodes these proteins:
- a CDS encoding ABC1 kinase family protein, with amino-acid sequence MPPLLRRSLLLFHALRFGARLIWLAAPREHKLHWMITLVKRVHATEGGRDSLHSLLPTLGPLASTFMQSLAERPELATGTLHDAFDAIGRMEAPLPPHEVEPALAGALGRPLTGLFTRVDLLPARSGFAEQTHLARLAEPVNGHRDIAIKFVRAAQVEQIGDELALLRWVARWLEKFSRDARRLQVRALAQSFTEDVLRRFDLRAEAANLSQTGHHFDGDKRLVVPDVIWDLCTAQTLAVQHLDTVSATNLPGLLQHRIKLAPLATHIVEVVTEQAFEHGFFHATFDAEHVRVSVEPETLGRIVLAQFAVMSSLSSHEREFFVHGATAMFEQDYGRLADLHREAGHVESTTRTEVLEAELRRRSEAHFAAEPEDRTAGALFHHLLHAVLPFEGGTVSPRLATAQRSFQQAEALARALHPGVDTWNVARTVLAGIAQRDIDHRGWIKRIAQEVPHLAHMLPRLPQLAVRYLQRQHDAAGSRQHTQLLREIGIEYRRTRFLLWACAVCGGLLGAGAVLLTR; translated from the coding sequence ATGCCGCCATTGCTTCGCCGGTCACTGCTGCTTTTCCATGCGCTGCGCTTCGGCGCACGCCTGATCTGGCTCGCCGCGCCGCGTGAGCACAAGCTTCACTGGATGATCACGCTCGTGAAGCGTGTGCATGCAACCGAGGGTGGCCGCGATAGCCTGCACAGTTTGCTGCCCACGCTCGGGCCGCTCGCCAGCACGTTCATGCAGTCACTGGCCGAACGCCCGGAACTCGCCACCGGCACCCTGCACGATGCCTTCGACGCGATCGGCCGCATGGAAGCTCCGCTGCCGCCGCATGAGGTCGAGCCGGCGCTGGCCGGCGCGCTCGGACGACCGCTCACCGGGCTCTTTACACGCGTCGATCTGCTGCCGGCACGCAGCGGCTTCGCCGAACAGACCCACCTCGCCCGCCTCGCCGAACCGGTGAACGGCCACCGCGATATCGCGATCAAATTCGTGCGCGCAGCGCAGGTCGAACAGATCGGCGACGAGTTGGCGCTGCTGCGCTGGGTGGCGCGCTGGCTGGAAAAGTTTTCCCGCGACGCGCGTCGCCTGCAGGTCCGCGCGCTCGCCCAGTCGTTCACCGAAGACGTGCTGCGGCGCTTCGACCTGCGCGCCGAAGCCGCCAATCTGAGCCAGACCGGTCATCATTTCGATGGTGACAAGCGGCTGGTGGTGCCGGACGTGATCTGGGACCTGTGCACCGCGCAGACCCTGGCGGTGCAGCATCTCGACACGGTGAGCGCGACCAATCTGCCAGGGTTGCTCCAGCATCGCATCAAGCTCGCGCCGCTTGCCACCCACATCGTCGAAGTCGTCACCGAGCAGGCATTCGAGCACGGCTTCTTTCATGCGACTTTCGATGCCGAGCATGTGCGCGTCAGCGTCGAACCCGAGACGCTCGGGCGAATCGTGCTGGCGCAGTTTGCGGTGATGTCGAGCCTGTCCTCGCACGAACGGGAATTCTTCGTGCATGGCGCCACCGCCATGTTCGAACAGGACTACGGCCGCCTTGCCGACCTGCATCGCGAGGCCGGCCACGTCGAGTCGACGACGCGCACGGAAGTGCTGGAAGCCGAGCTGCGGCGGCGCAGCGAGGCGCATTTCGCCGCGGAACCCGAAGACCGCACGGCAGGGGCGCTGTTTCATCATCTGCTGCATGCGGTGCTGCCCTTCGAAGGCGGCACCGTCTCACCCCGGCTGGCCACCGCCCAGCGCTCGTTCCAACAGGCCGAAGCGCTGGCACGCGCGCTGCATCCCGGCGTCGATACGTGGAATGTCGCGCGCACGGTGCTGGCCGGCATCGCGCAGCGCGACATCGACCATCGCGGCTGGATCAAGCGCATCGCGCAGGAAGTGCCGCATCTCGCTCACATGCTGCCGCGCCTGCCACAGCTCGCGGTGCGCTATCTGCAACGTCAGCACGATGCGGCGGGCTCCCGGCAGCATACGCAATTGCTGCGCGAGATCGGCATCGAGTACCGGCGTACGAGGTTTTTGCTGTGGGCATGCGCCGTGTGCGGAGGCCTGCTAGGAGCGGGAGCGGTATTGCTGACGCGGTAG
- a CDS encoding DeoR/GlpR family DNA-binding transcription regulator: MLAEQRHQYILAQVTKNGALSVAELVRELNVSRETIRRDLNTLAARGLVVTTHGGALSGDRREPDLDVREAANAGAKRAIGERAADLVPDGASLIIDSGSTTQAVARALTGRHRLTVYTNDWRIALLLGRRNENRVTLLGGELSENEDATFGLDTVYQLTQYHADFAFVGAGGISADAWLTDYTRMAAEVRSRMIAAANLAVVVADNSKFGRVTPVRINGFESTRYLVTELAPDRTLAKAIATRGPELLIA; this comes from the coding sequence ATGCTTGCAGAACAACGTCATCAGTACATCCTCGCGCAAGTGACCAAAAATGGCGCGCTGTCGGTGGCTGAGCTGGTACGCGAACTGAATGTGTCGCGCGAAACGATCCGCCGCGATCTGAATACGCTGGCCGCCCGCGGCCTGGTGGTGACCACCCACGGCGGCGCGCTGTCGGGCGACCGGCGCGAACCCGATCTCGATGTACGCGAAGCGGCCAATGCCGGCGCGAAGCGGGCGATCGGCGAGCGCGCGGCCGATCTGGTGCCGGACGGTGCATCGCTCATCATCGATTCGGGCAGTACCACCCAGGCCGTCGCGCGGGCGCTGACGGGGCGCCACCGGCTCACCGTCTATACGAACGACTGGCGTATCGCGCTGCTGCTTGGCCGTCGCAACGAGAACCGGGTCACCCTGCTGGGCGGCGAGCTCTCGGAGAACGAGGACGCCACTTTCGGCCTCGACACGGTTTATCAGCTGACGCAGTATCACGCGGACTTCGCCTTTGTCGGAGCAGGCGGCATCTCCGCAGATGCCTGGCTGACCGACTACACGCGCATGGCCGCCGAAGTGCGCAGCCGGATGATCGCTGCCGCCAACCTGGCGGTGGTGGTAGCGGACAATTCGAAGTTCGGGCGTGTCACGCCGGTGCGGATCAACGGGTTCGAAAGCACCCGTTATCTGGTGACCGAACTCGCACCGGACCGCACGCTTGCCAAGGCTATCGCCACGCGCGGGCCGGAACTGCTGATTGCGTGA
- a CDS encoding RNA recognition motif domain-containing protein: protein MNLFVRNIAESCSEQQVREFLEHELGHYAKSVTVHEIGTPEANATVELETDGPYVGEVIARELHGKHLAGLPLEVSSELFREEEPPAG from the coding sequence ATGAACCTGTTCGTCCGGAATATCGCCGAATCATGCTCCGAGCAGCAAGTTCGCGAGTTTCTCGAGCATGAACTGGGGCACTACGCGAAAAGCGTAACGGTTCATGAGATCGGGACGCCTGAAGCGAACGCGACCGTCGAGTTGGAGACGGATGGACCGTACGTCGGCGAGGTCATCGCTCGGGAACTGCACGGCAAGCATCTGGCGGGGTTGCCGCTGGAAGTGAGCAGCGAGTTGTTCCGGGAAGAGGAACCGCCCGCAGGCTGA
- a CDS encoding L,D-transpeptidase produces MLRAAALVSALFVLTYSFSFAAGEQKSEPAAPADITASAVAAPDAAGVVDPHRALLLRAMFARDVTRRLNVPAAAQQEYGQRLQTALEQNQLGNLSGEYVVLVDRNANVQALFIYFRATPSDKWLMIGASPVATGRPGEFDHFITPLGVFEHTPDNMDFRAEGTMNENGIRGYGKRDMRIFDLGWAQGERGWGKGGMSQMRFQMHATDPDRLEPLLGVRHSKGCVRIPASLNVFLDHYGILDAEYEALVESGKPLWVLHSDRQVTPWAGRYIVVVDSERKARPAWSPAPGSKARAKVPAAGDTAD; encoded by the coding sequence ATATTGCGGGCTGCCGCATTAGTCAGCGCATTATTTGTTTTAACTTACAGTTTCTCTTTCGCGGCCGGCGAGCAAAAGAGCGAGCCTGCTGCGCCGGCCGATATCACAGCCTCCGCAGTCGCGGCACCGGACGCGGCAGGCGTGGTGGATCCTCATCGGGCGCTGCTGCTGCGTGCAATGTTCGCGCGCGATGTCACGCGTCGTTTGAACGTGCCCGCAGCGGCGCAACAGGAATACGGCCAACGTCTTCAGACGGCGCTCGAACAGAATCAGCTTGGCAATCTGTCGGGCGAGTATGTCGTGCTGGTCGATCGGAACGCCAACGTTCAGGCGCTCTTCATCTATTTCCGTGCGACGCCATCCGACAAATGGCTGATGATCGGTGCGTCACCGGTCGCGACCGGCCGGCCAGGCGAGTTCGATCACTTCATTACGCCGCTGGGCGTGTTCGAGCACACCCCCGACAACATGGATTTTCGCGCTGAAGGCACGATGAACGAGAACGGCATTCGCGGCTACGGCAAACGCGACATGCGGATCTTCGATCTCGGCTGGGCGCAGGGCGAACGCGGCTGGGGCAAGGGCGGTATGTCGCAGATGCGATTCCAGATGCATGCGACCGATCCTGACAGGCTTGAACCGTTGCTGGGTGTCCGTCATTCGAAAGGTTGTGTGCGGATTCCCGCGTCGCTCAACGTGTTTCTCGATCACTACGGTATTCTCGATGCGGAATACGAGGCGCTGGTGGAGTCGGGCAAGCCGCTCTGGGTGCTGCATTCGGACCGCCAGGTGACGCCGTGGGCGGGCCGTTACATCGTTGTCGTCGATTCGGAGCGCAAAGCGCGCCCCGCATGGTCGCCGGCGCCAGGCAGTAAAGCTCGTGCGAAAGTGCCGGCCGCGGGGGACACGGCTGACTGA
- the nadE gene encoding ammonia-dependent NAD(+) synthetase, producing MTQHDPVERQRLIAREMHVTDSFVAEEEIERRIAFLARYLRTSGLKTYVLGISGGVDSTTAGRLAQLAVERLRTEQYAAHFVAIRLPYGVQQDEADAQQALAFIRADETLTIDVKPAADAMLASLGTAGIPFTDDAHKDFVHGNIKARQRMIAQYAVAGARGGVVIGTDHAAESVMGFFTKFGDGGADILPLAGLNKRRVRAVARALGAPDSLAHKVPTADLEMLRPQRPDEDAYGIPYNDIDDFLEGKPVSAAARETVLRFYENTRHKRALPYTPFDWPEQA from the coding sequence ATGACGCAACACGATCCGGTCGAACGGCAACGGCTTATCGCCAGGGAGATGCATGTCACGGACAGTTTCGTGGCCGAAGAGGAGATCGAGCGGCGTATCGCCTTCCTCGCGCGCTACCTGCGAACGAGCGGTCTGAAGACGTATGTGCTCGGCATTAGCGGCGGCGTCGATTCGACGACGGCCGGGCGTCTCGCGCAGCTTGCCGTCGAGCGCCTGCGCACAGAGCAGTACGCCGCACATTTCGTTGCGATCCGGCTGCCTTATGGTGTGCAGCAAGACGAAGCGGATGCGCAGCAGGCACTCGCCTTCATTCGCGCCGACGAAACACTGACGATCGATGTCAAGCCGGCGGCCGATGCCATGCTCGCGTCGCTGGGCACAGCTGGCATCCCGTTCACGGACGATGCCCACAAGGATTTCGTGCATGGCAACATCAAGGCGCGGCAACGCATGATTGCGCAGTATGCAGTGGCGGGGGCACGTGGAGGCGTCGTGATCGGCACTGACCATGCGGCCGAATCGGTGATGGGCTTCTTCACCAAGTTCGGTGATGGCGGCGCGGATATCCTGCCTCTCGCCGGCCTCAACAAACGCCGGGTGCGAGCAGTGGCCCGCGCGTTAGGCGCCCCTGATTCGCTCGCGCACAAGGTGCCGACGGCCGATCTGGAAATGTTGCGCCCGCAACGTCCTGACGAAGATGCCTATGGCATTCCGTACAACGACATTGATGATTTTCTGGAAGGCAAGCCGGTCAGCGCTGCGGCTCGCGAGACGGTGCTGCGCTTCTATGAAAACACGCGTCACAAACGCGCGTTGCCTTATACGCCGTTCGACTGGCCTGAGCAGGCGTGA
- the phnS gene encoding 2-aminoethylphosphonate ABC transporter substrate-binding protein produces the protein MKKTNHLRATASIVRKTLPALVAAAAFGGAALPAHAADAVVLYTADGLENLYKDVLPGFEKQEGVKVNIVTAGSGEVVNRATIEKDAPKADVLVTLPPFIQQADQAGLLQAYQSANYKNVPAIAKAPNGTWATFVNNYFSFAINPDVVKTEPKTFADLLHPDYTGKIAYSNPATAGDGMAVIILTTSLMGEDKAFDYLKKLEASAKFHTKGTGYLDVLLSRNEISLANGDLQMDLDDQANGGLSLKPIFLAAAPGGKPTTFQLPYAIGLIKNGPNQAEGKKLIDYLMSKDVQAKVPDIFGIPGRTDVPLAGKNGEAVKQAIAGVKLIPVDWTQVMAKKADWTARWKNDVIGDSGKQVEVVKPAQ, from the coding sequence ATGAAAAAGACGAATCACCTTCGCGCGACGGCCAGCATTGTCCGCAAAACCTTGCCGGCACTGGTTGCGGCTGCTGCATTCGGCGGCGCTGCGCTGCCGGCCCATGCCGCCGACGCAGTCGTGCTGTACACGGCCGATGGCCTCGAGAACCTCTACAAGGACGTGCTGCCGGGCTTTGAAAAGCAGGAAGGCGTCAAGGTCAATATCGTCACGGCGGGTAGCGGTGAAGTGGTGAATCGCGCGACCATCGAAAAGGATGCGCCGAAGGCCGACGTGCTCGTCACGTTGCCGCCGTTCATCCAGCAGGCGGATCAGGCCGGTCTGCTGCAGGCATACCAGAGCGCCAACTACAAGAACGTGCCGGCCATCGCCAAGGCGCCGAATGGTACGTGGGCGACCTTCGTGAACAACTACTTCTCGTTCGCGATCAATCCGGATGTCGTGAAGACCGAACCGAAGACGTTCGCCGATCTGCTGCACCCGGATTACACGGGCAAGATCGCTTACTCGAACCCGGCGACCGCCGGCGACGGCATGGCCGTGATCATCCTGACGACTTCGCTGATGGGTGAAGACAAGGCGTTCGACTATCTGAAGAAGCTCGAGGCGAGCGCCAAGTTCCACACCAAGGGCACCGGCTACCTCGACGTGCTGCTCTCGCGCAACGAAATCTCGCTCGCCAACGGCGACCTGCAGATGGATCTGGACGACCAGGCCAATGGCGGTCTGTCGCTCAAGCCGATCTTCCTGGCAGCAGCGCCGGGCGGCAAGCCGACGACTTTCCAGTTGCCGTACGCGATCGGTCTGATCAAGAACGGCCCGAACCAGGCTGAAGGCAAGAAGCTGATCGACTACCTGATGTCGAAGGACGTGCAGGCCAAGGTGCCGGATATCTTCGGCATTCCGGGCCGCACTGACGTGCCGCTGGCCGGCAAGAACGGCGAAGCGGTGAAGCAGGCGATTGCCGGCGTGAAGCTGATTCCGGTGGACTGGACCCAGGTCATGGCGAAGAAGGCTGACTGGACCGCACGTTGGAAGAACGACGTGATCGGCGATTCCGGCAAGCAGGTGGAAGTCGTCAAGCCGGCGCAGTAA
- a CDS encoding DMT family transporter, whose amino-acid sequence MLATLIAAVFVVLWSTGFVVARAITPFADPNLFLLARFGGTALLFALAAVLARAAWPTGRDLGKHLLAGALLQGVYLGAGYWAVAQGLSAGVMALLGALQPLLTAAVAVPLFGERLSRRGWAGMGLGLAGVVLVLQPKLSAAAPHASHVAHGNAPSWLVVAVSILAIGAITAGTLFQKTSLARADIRSASAVQNFGAAAVAAVLALALGEHRWVASPTLWGSLAWGIVMLSGISVTLLVWMVRRGDAARATALMFLAPPLAAIEGYIGFGETLLTVQIAGFVVALLGVLLARS is encoded by the coding sequence ATGCTCGCTACCCTCATCGCTGCTGTCTTTGTCGTGCTCTGGTCGACCGGCTTCGTAGTCGCCCGCGCAATCACGCCGTTCGCCGATCCCAACCTGTTCCTGCTCGCTCGCTTTGGCGGCACTGCCCTGCTGTTCGCGCTGGCCGCGGTTCTCGCGCGCGCCGCCTGGCCGACGGGACGCGACCTCGGCAAACATCTGTTGGCCGGCGCATTGCTGCAGGGAGTCTATCTCGGCGCCGGATACTGGGCCGTCGCGCAAGGTCTGAGCGCCGGCGTGATGGCCTTGCTCGGCGCACTGCAGCCGCTACTGACTGCGGCCGTGGCGGTCCCGCTTTTCGGTGAGCGTCTGTCGCGGCGCGGCTGGGCCGGCATGGGGCTCGGACTCGCAGGCGTCGTGCTCGTGCTGCAGCCCAAACTCAGCGCGGCTGCGCCGCATGCCTCTCACGTAGCGCACGGCAACGCACCGAGCTGGCTGGTGGTCGCCGTGTCGATTCTGGCGATTGGGGCAATCACGGCAGGTACGCTGTTTCAGAAGACTTCGCTCGCGCGGGCCGACATTCGCAGCGCCAGCGCCGTACAGAACTTCGGCGCCGCCGCCGTAGCGGCAGTCCTCGCGCTGGCGCTGGGCGAGCATCGCTGGGTCGCCTCGCCCACTCTCTGGGGGTCGCTTGCCTGGGGCATCGTGATGCTTTCCGGCATCAGCGTGACGCTGCTCGTGTGGATGGTCCGGCGCGGCGACGCCGCGCGGGCCACCGCACTGATGTTTCTGGCGCCGCCTCTTGCGGCGATCGAAGGATATATCGGCTTCGGCGAAACACTGCTGACGGTGCAGATCGCCGGTTTCGTGGTCGCGCTGCTGGGGGTGTTGCTGGCCCGTTCGTAG